From the Trichocoleus desertorum ATA4-8-CV12 genome, one window contains:
- a CDS encoding diguanylate cyclase produces the protein MMKWSIEKSITTGFGIAFLVLGLIGGLAYWNTTQLVATASLVNHTYQVLEAEESLLSHIANAETGQRGYIITGQEEYLEPYYISINTINAQVDTLQALTADNPRQQERLNSLRPLLQLRLDKLEAVLDIRQEQGFTAAQQAIREARGREVMDAIRRLIEEMVTEENRLLQQRSRQAELAARNTTLIVGLGGFLAFALLPIAAIAINRDIRQRKTIGLALQESETKLKGWVGELEQRSREITLLGELSDVLQACFTLDEAYAVVAELVQPLFPGMSGAIYITSESRNLVEAIASWGPLPAPPAMFDPTDCWALRRGRAYFIDNGHSSLRCQHLQAPLPNESCCIPMLAQGEALGTLYLATGNQGDLTPTKRLLTSTVAEHIALAFANLKLRESLRNQSIRDPLTSLFNRRYMEESLEREVRRAERNQQPLGIVMLDIDHFKRFNDTFGHEAGDVVLREVGLLIKNSIRASDIACRYGGEELMLLLPDASIEITRQRAEQIREAIAHLSVHYHRQALGMITLSAGVAAFPIHGPTGEAVIRMADTALYRAKAAGRDRVMVADETSVVSFLAPDAEEQVY, from the coding sequence ATGATGAAGTGGTCGATCGAGAAAAGTATTACTACTGGCTTTGGTATCGCCTTTCTAGTACTGGGCTTAATTGGTGGCCTCGCTTATTGGAATACCACCCAACTCGTTGCCACTGCAAGCTTGGTAAATCATACCTATCAGGTGCTGGAGGCAGAAGAAAGTTTACTCTCCCACATTGCCAACGCTGAAACTGGGCAGCGGGGATACATCATTACAGGACAAGAAGAGTATTTAGAACCTTATTACATCTCCATTAACACCATTAATGCCCAAGTTGACACGCTTCAGGCGCTCACCGCTGATAATCCTAGGCAGCAGGAGCGCCTTAACAGCTTGCGTCCTCTGCTCCAGCTGCGCCTAGACAAGCTGGAAGCAGTCTTAGACATTCGTCAGGAGCAGGGATTTACAGCAGCTCAGCAAGCAATCCGTGAAGCTCGAGGCCGTGAGGTGATGGACGCAATTCGTCGCCTCATTGAGGAGATGGTCACTGAGGAAAATCGCTTACTGCAGCAGCGATCGCGTCAGGCAGAATTAGCAGCTCGCAACACAACGCTAATCGTCGGCCTGGGTGGATTCCTCGCATTTGCGCTGCTACCAATTGCAGCCATTGCCATCAACCGAGACATTAGACAACGTAAAACCATCGGGTTAGCTTTGCAAGAGAGTGAAACCAAGCTGAAAGGTTGGGTAGGAGAACTAGAACAACGCAGTCGTGAAATTACGCTCTTGGGAGAGTTAAGCGATGTTTTACAAGCCTGCTTCACTTTAGATGAGGCTTATGCTGTAGTAGCTGAGTTGGTGCAGCCTTTGTTTCCCGGTATGTCTGGGGCGATTTATATCACTAGTGAATCTCGCAATTTAGTGGAGGCGATCGCCTCTTGGGGACCACTACCCGCGCCACCAGCCATGTTTGACCCTACAGACTGCTGGGCACTCCGTCGGGGCCGAGCTTATTTTATAGATAACGGTCATAGCAGCTTGCGTTGCCAACATCTCCAAGCTCCTTTGCCTAATGAGTCCTGTTGTATCCCTATGCTGGCGCAGGGAGAAGCTTTAGGAACCTTATATCTAGCGACAGGCAACCAAGGCGACCTTACGCCTACAAAACGACTACTGACATCGACAGTCGCAGAACATATTGCCCTAGCTTTTGCTAATCTCAAGCTGCGTGAAAGCCTGCGAAACCAAAGCATTCGCGACCCTCTGACTAGCCTATTTAATCGGCGCTATATGGAAGAATCGCTGGAGCGAGAAGTGCGACGGGCAGAACGTAACCAACAACCCCTTGGTATCGTGATGCTGGATATTGACCACTTTAAGCGCTTCAATGATACCTTTGGTCACGAAGCAGGAGATGTAGTCCTGCGCGAGGTAGGCTTGCTGATCAAAAACTCGATTCGAGCTTCAGATATTGCTTGTCGCTACGGTGGCGAAGAACTAATGCTGCTCCTACCGGATGCTTCTATAGAAATCACGCGCCAACGAGCCGAACAAATCCGAGAGGCGATCGCCCACCTGAGTGTGCATTATCACCGCCAAGCTCTCGGCATGATTACGCTTTCAGCCGGGGTTGCTGCTTTTCCGATTCATGGGCCTACCGGAGAGGCGGTAATCCGGATGGCAGATACCGCTTTGTACCGCGCTAAGGCTGCTGGGCGCGATCGCGTTATGGTAGCCGATGAGACATCAGTTGTCAGTTTTCTAGCTCCAGATGCTGAGGAGCAGGTTTATTGA